In Salvelinus namaycush isolate Seneca chromosome 37, SaNama_1.0, whole genome shotgun sequence, the following are encoded in one genomic region:
- the LOC120031487 gene encoding zinc finger-containing ubiquitin peptidase 1-like isoform X1, with translation MLTCEFCGEELVLEKDMKTHLLLSHPENDMGCPLCSWSGVAYDELRFHINTTHKEKQDHDGGGAEGRGVHSLVRPSSSPTPTTTIVDNHYKQAIGLSRSEGSEEGVANGNMFDTIGGGVSPRTSNSTLESKEQITEAGGESGGGRAVAIVEPTSSVSTGFLRSAQDSSRPSSRHCNAEESVGVGSAEHTKVKQKRFSSPLKEKRFSCPMCALVCTDAFILQEHVELHLLEESPAEEAVLGATSSTEAASSSNSSGGKSYVCPLCSVVCGDCYSLQEHVELHLDYGTAISAGLIPMVYSKEGIVTDAVCVAVSPGSDLRLARLLQEEEKQRRKEQEAKQEAEEFKKLQVLIKHNHNNPGVVDLNLLHDAPYDASVLCHMAYVGSVWFICVSARQQDLQYTCVSRQFGVDGRGGYRKQMERTTENAVSRSVMVPADFHNKRDEMMEALTSRVDNGRTRTQGVLGALYVYYQREARDCVHVWLSADTDHYCSSEGDKGWGCGYRNFQMLLSSLQRMAPYTTSLSEGSVPNIPQVQVLIEGAWREGLDPQGATHFNQRLQGTRAWIGATEIYALCTSLRVSARVLDFHQPTGPGDTHPRLFDWVRQYFSQTATRGARLLPRVVQTTQPPLYLQHQGHSRSIVGVEQKKNGSLCLLLLDPGCTPGDVRKLLSQDGSTVSTAVCRMRKFPGNLKHRQYQVVAVEGVLSPVEKQTRILNSRTLRAERIP, from the exons ATGCTGACGTGTGAGTTCTGTGGTGAGGAATTGGTGTTGGAGAAGGACATGAAGACCCATCTCCTCCTGAGCCACCCGGAGAATGACATGGGCTGCCCCCTCTGTTCCTGGTCCGGAGTCGCCTACGACGAACTCCGCTTCCACATCAATACCACACACAAAGAGAAACAGGACCATgatggaggaggagcagagggtaGAGGTGTTCACAGTCTTGTCAGGCCCAGCTCAAGTCCTACTCCCACTACCACCATAGTGGACAATCACTACAAACAAGCCATTGGTTTGTCTAGGTCTGAGGGTTCTGAAGAAGGAGTAGCCAATGGGAACATGTTTGACACCATTGGAGGAGGGGTCTCACCCAGGACATCCAATAGCACACTGGAGTCTAAGGAGCAAATTACTGAAGCTGGGGGGGAGTCCGGTGGAGGGCGAGCAGTGGCCATTGTTGAACCCACCTCTTCAGTGTCTACAGGCTTTCTGAGATCAGCTCAGGACTCCAGTAGGCCTAGTAGCAGACACTGTAATGCTGAGGAGTCTGTGGGAGTGGGATCCGCAGAGCACACCAAAGTCAAACAGAAACGTTTCTCCTCCCCACTTAAAG AGAAGCGGTTTTCCTGTCCTATGTGTGCTCTGGTCTGCACCGACGCCTTCATCCTACAGGAACATGTTGAATTGCACTTGCTAGAAGAGAGCCCAGCTgaag AGGCTGTCCTGGGGGCCACATCATCAACCGAGGCAGCATCATCCAGCAACAGCTCAG GTGGGAAGAGCTATGTGTGTCCCCTGTGTTCTGTGGTGTGTGGAGACTGCTACTCCCTACAGGAACATGTGGAGCTGCATCTTGACTATGGTACAGCCATTAGTGCAG GGTTGATTCCCATGGTGTATTCGAAAGAGGGAATTGTGACTGACGCTGTGTGTGTTGCAGTGAGCCCTGGCTCAGACCTGAGGCTGGCCAGACTGCTGCAGGAGGAGGAAAAGCAGAGGAGGAAGGAACAGGAGGCGAAGCAGGAGGCAGAGGAGTTCAAGAAGCTGCAGGTTCTTATAAAGCACAACCATAATAACCCTGGAGTAGTGGATTTGAACTTGCTGCATGATGCACCATATGACGCGTCTGTGCTTTGTCACATGGCTTATGTAGGAAGTGTTTGGTTTATTTGTGTTTCTGCACGTCAACAAGATTTACAGTATACGTGTGTTTCGAGGCAGTTTGGTGTGGACGGGAGGGGGGGCTACCGCAAACAGATGGAGAGGACCACGGAGAACGCCGTGTCTCGAAGTGTCATGGTGCCTGCTGACTTCCACAAcaagagagatgagatgatggaGGCTCTGACCTCAAGGGTCGACAATGGCAGGACCAGAACGCAGG GTGTGCTGGGTGCTCTGTATGTTTACTATCAGAGGGAGGCCAGAGACTGTGTCCACGTGTGGCTGAGTGCTGACACAGACCACTACTGCTCATCAGAGGGGGATAAGGGCTGGGGATGTGGCTACAGAAACTTCCAGATGCTCCTGTCTTCTCTGCAAAGAATGGCGCCCTACACTACCAGTCTCTCag agGGGTCAGTACCCAACATCCCCCAGGTGCAGGTGTTGATAGAGGGGGCGTGGCGGGAGGGGTTAGACCCACAGGGCGCCACCCACTTTAACCAGCGACTACAGGGCACACGGGCCTGGATAGGAGCTACAGAGATCTACGCTCTCTGCACCTCCCTCAGAGTCAG TGCCCGTGTTCTAGACTTCCACCAGCCCACGGGCCCAGGGGACACCCACCCCCGCCTCTTTGACTGGGTAAGGCAGTACTTCTCTCAGACTGCCACCAGAGGCGCCAGACTACTGCCCCGGGTGGTGCAGACCACACAGCCGCCCCTCTACCTCCAGCACCAAG GCCATAGCCGCTCAATAGTAGGAGTGGAACAGAAGAAGAATGGCAGCCTGTGCCTGTTGCTCCTGGACCCTGGCTGTACACCAGGAGATGTGAGGAAACTGCTGAGCCAAGATGGCTCCACTGTTAGCACAGCTGTCTGCCGCATGAGGAAGTTCCCTGGCAACCTGAAACATAGGCAGTACCAGGTGGTGGCTGTAGAGGGCGTGCTCTCCCCCGTGGAGAAACAG aCCCGCATTCTCAACTCAAGAACACTGCGAGCCGAGAGGATCCCTTGA
- the LOC120031487 gene encoding zinc finger-containing ubiquitin peptidase 1-like isoform X2, whose product MYCVSVVVEKRFSCPMCALVCTDAFILQEHVELHLLEESPAEEAVLGATSSTEAASSSNSSGGKSYVCPLCSVVCGDCYSLQEHVELHLDYGTAISAVSPGSDLRLARLLQEEEKQRRKEQEAKQEAEEFKKLQVLIKHNHNNPGVVDLNLLHDAPYDASVLCHMAYVGSVWFICVSARQQDLQYTCVSRQFGVDGRGGYRKQMERTTENAVSRSVMVPADFHNKRDEMMEALTSRVDNGRTRTQGVLGALYVYYQREARDCVHVWLSADTDHYCSSEGDKGWGCGYRNFQMLLSSLQRMAPYTTSLSEGSVPNIPQVQVLIEGAWREGLDPQGATHFNQRLQGTRAWIGATEIYALCTSLRVSARVLDFHQPTGPGDTHPRLFDWVRQYFSQTATRGARLLPRVVQTTQPPLYLQHQGHSRSIVGVEQKKNGSLCLLLLDPGCTPGDVRKLLSQDGSTVSTAVCRMRKFPGNLKHRQYQVVAVEGVLSPVEKQTRILNSRTLRAERIP is encoded by the exons ATGTACTGTGTTTCTGTTGTTGTAGAGAAGCGGTTTTCCTGTCCTATGTGTGCTCTGGTCTGCACCGACGCCTTCATCCTACAGGAACATGTTGAATTGCACTTGCTAGAAGAGAGCCCAGCTgaag AGGCTGTCCTGGGGGCCACATCATCAACCGAGGCAGCATCATCCAGCAACAGCTCAG GTGGGAAGAGCTATGTGTGTCCCCTGTGTTCTGTGGTGTGTGGAGACTGCTACTCCCTACAGGAACATGTGGAGCTGCATCTTGACTATGGTACAGCCATTAGTGCAG TGAGCCCTGGCTCAGACCTGAGGCTGGCCAGACTGCTGCAGGAGGAGGAAAAGCAGAGGAGGAAGGAACAGGAGGCGAAGCAGGAGGCAGAGGAGTTCAAGAAGCTGCAGGTTCTTATAAAGCACAACCATAATAACCCTGGAGTAGTGGATTTGAACTTGCTGCATGATGCACCATATGACGCGTCTGTGCTTTGTCACATGGCTTATGTAGGAAGTGTTTGGTTTATTTGTGTTTCTGCACGTCAACAAGATTTACAGTATACGTGTGTTTCGAGGCAGTTTGGTGTGGACGGGAGGGGGGGCTACCGCAAACAGATGGAGAGGACCACGGAGAACGCCGTGTCTCGAAGTGTCATGGTGCCTGCTGACTTCCACAAcaagagagatgagatgatggaGGCTCTGACCTCAAGGGTCGACAATGGCAGGACCAGAACGCAGG GTGTGCTGGGTGCTCTGTATGTTTACTATCAGAGGGAGGCCAGAGACTGTGTCCACGTGTGGCTGAGTGCTGACACAGACCACTACTGCTCATCAGAGGGGGATAAGGGCTGGGGATGTGGCTACAGAAACTTCCAGATGCTCCTGTCTTCTCTGCAAAGAATGGCGCCCTACACTACCAGTCTCTCag agGGGTCAGTACCCAACATCCCCCAGGTGCAGGTGTTGATAGAGGGGGCGTGGCGGGAGGGGTTAGACCCACAGGGCGCCACCCACTTTAACCAGCGACTACAGGGCACACGGGCCTGGATAGGAGCTACAGAGATCTACGCTCTCTGCACCTCCCTCAGAGTCAG TGCCCGTGTTCTAGACTTCCACCAGCCCACGGGCCCAGGGGACACCCACCCCCGCCTCTTTGACTGGGTAAGGCAGTACTTCTCTCAGACTGCCACCAGAGGCGCCAGACTACTGCCCCGGGTGGTGCAGACCACACAGCCGCCCCTCTACCTCCAGCACCAAG GCCATAGCCGCTCAATAGTAGGAGTGGAACAGAAGAAGAATGGCAGCCTGTGCCTGTTGCTCCTGGACCCTGGCTGTACACCAGGAGATGTGAGGAAACTGCTGAGCCAAGATGGCTCCACTGTTAGCACAGCTGTCTGCCGCATGAGGAAGTTCCCTGGCAACCTGAAACATAGGCAGTACCAGGTGGTGGCTGTAGAGGGCGTGCTCTCCCCCGTGGAGAAACAG aCCCGCATTCTCAACTCAAGAACACTGCGAGCCGAGAGGATCCCTTGA